The Oncorhynchus kisutch isolate 150728-3 linkage group LG20, Okis_V2, whole genome shotgun sequence genome has a segment encoding these proteins:
- the LOC109887520 gene encoding double-stranded RNA-specific adenosine deaminase-like, with the protein MSCDNQQGDQSALKERICTFLKVKKQGSTALQIAKAVGLMKAKDVNSVLYTLNRAGLLDVIPDKPPVWSVSVPDSDRVPSPSETPGFTVGELRRVLMSKRDGRGMSAPQIARELGQSQKLVTMSCDNRQGDQLDLKERICTFLKVKKQGSTALQIAKAVGLMKAKDVNSVLYALNKAGLLYATTDKPPVWSVEKPGAASVSVSVPESDRVPSPSETPGNTLEELRRVLTSKSDGRAMSAQEIARKLGQTRKCVNKHLYDLQSSGKAEKLGEKVWKMKNEASCGVELIKYQSYDQDISITPSRPLFITSKCS; encoded by the exons ATGTCCTGCGACAACCAGCAAGGAGACCAGTCGGCCTTGAAGGAGAGAATATGTACCTTTTTAAAGGTGAAGAAACAAGGATCCACTGCCCTCCAGATAGCTAAGGCTGTTGGACTAATGAAGGCCAAGGATGTAAACAGTGTCCTGTACACTTTAAACAGAGCTGGACTTCTTGATGTAATACCAGACAAACCACCAGTCTGGTCTGTGAGTGTTCCAGATTCAGATCGGGTGCCTAGTCCTTCTGAGACCCCTGGATTCACAGTGGGCGAACTGAGGAGGGTGCTGATGTCaaagagggatggaagagggatGAGTGCGCCACAAATTGCCAGAGAATTGGGCCAATCACAAAAATTAG TAACTATGTCCTGCGACAACCGGCAAGGAGACCAGTTGGACTTGAAGGAGAGAATATGTACCTTTTTAAAGGTGAAGAAACAAGGATCCACTGCCCTCCAGATAGCTAAGGCTGTTGGACTAATGAAGGCCAAGGATGTAAACAGTGTCCTGTACGCTTTAAACAAAGCTGGACTTCTTTATGCAACCACAGACAAACCACCAGTCTGGTCTGTGGAGAAACCAGGGGCGGCGTCAGTCTCTGTGAGTGTTCCAGAGTCAGATCGGGTGCCTAGTCCTTCTGAGACCCCTGGCAACACATTGGAGGAACTGAGAAGGGTGCTGACGTCAAAGAGTGATGGAAGAGCGATGAGTGCGCAAGAAATTGCCAGAAAATTGGGCCAAACACGAAAATGTGTGAATAAGCATCTTTATGACCTGCAAAGTAGCGGCAAGGCAGAAAAGTTGGGAGAGAAAGTGTGGAAAATGAAGAATGAAGCAAGCTGTGGAGTAGAGCTTATTAAATACCAGAG